In one window of Gossypium hirsutum isolate 1008001.06 chromosome A01, Gossypium_hirsutum_v2.1, whole genome shotgun sequence DNA:
- the LOC107932661 gene encoding scopoletin 8-hydroxylase translates to MAPSFDNESSLFNFVVRDGNGVKGIVDSGISKVPQAYIQPTAEQIDKKNASKCEIPPIDLSKLNGPDHDEVVNQFVRAAETLGFFQVVNHGVPIQLLDSLKQTAHNFFSLPAERKAVYRKEVSPSPLVKYGTSFVPEKERALEWKDYISMAYTNDDEALQQWPIECRDVALQFLKTSHEMVRNLLEALLGNLGEELDDSKIDAFIGKKMVNMNFYPTCPNPELTVGVGRHSDMGTLTILLQDGIGGLYVKVPEDVDMEKKGEWVEIPPIPDALVINVGDMLQIWSNGRYKSAEHRVRTTSTKSRVSIPIFTSPLPTQKVAPLPQVVKKDGVARYKEFVFSNYMNSFFGNAHDGKKSLEFAQINSN, encoded by the exons ATGGCTCCTAGTTTCGATAACGAGAGCTCCCTTTTTAACTTTGTTGTTCGAGATGGAAATGGCGTCAAAGGAATAGTGGATTCTGGCATATCAAAGGTGCCCCAGGCTTACATTCAACCAACCGCTGAGCAGATTGATAAGAAAAATGCAAGCAAATGTGAGATTCCACCGATTGATTTGTCGAAGCTCAATGGCCCTGACCATGATGAAGTGGTCAATCAATTTGTTAGAGCTGCTGAGACACTTGGATTCTTCCAAGTTGTCAACCATGGAGTTCCCATACAACTACTCGACTCCCTTAAGCAAACTGCACATAACTTCTTTAGCCTGCCCGCTGAGAGAAAGGCTGTTTATCGCAAAGAGGTGAGCCCATCACCATTGGTGAAGTATGGTACGAGTTTTGTGCCTGAGAAGGAGAGAGCATTGGAATGGAAAGATTATATTAGCATGGCTTACACCAATGATGATGAAGCTCTTCAACAGTGGCCTATAGAGTGCAG GGATGTTGCTCTTCAATTTTTGAAGACATCACATGAGATGGTGAGGAATTTGCTCGAAGCTTTGTTAGGAAATCTTGGAGAGGAACTAGATGACTCTAAAATTGATGCATTCATCGGAAAGAAGATGGTTAACATGAACTTTTATCCGACATGTCCTAATCCTGAACTCACAGTTGGTGTAGGACGTCATTCCGATATGGGTACTCTTACAATCTTACTACAAGATGGAATTGGTGGCTTATATGTAAAGGTTCCGGAAGATGTAGAcatggaaaagaaaggggaatGGGTAGAGATTCCTCCTATTCCCGACGCTTTAGTCATTAATGTTGGCGATATGTTACAG ATATGGAGTAATGGAAGGTACAAAAGTGCTGAACATAGAGTCCGCACCACAAGTACAAAATCAAGAGTGTCGataccaatatttacaagccCACTACCAACTCAAAAGGTTGCACCATTGCCTCAAGTGGTGAAGAAAGATGGAGTGGCTCGTTATAAAGAATTTGTGTTTTCAAATTACATGAATAGCTTTTTCGGAAACGCACATGATGGCAAAAAATCTCTTGAGTTTGCTCAAATTAACTCTAATTAA